The sequence CTTCGAGTTAGATACGCCGGTGGGGACACCGGAAGAGCCACCCGTCACGCCGTTGGGTTTGTTCAGACCGGGGGAAGAGACAGACGCATCGCCTTTGGATTTTTTTGAATGGGGAACGCCGATCGAGAGGCCCGAAGAGCCACCGTGTTTGCCGATGGACTTGTTCGTTCCGGGAAAGGAGTCAGCCCCAACGCCTCTTTGTTTCTTCGAAATCAGATCACCGGACAATGTCAATTTTCCGTTCGAACTCATCGCGATAATCAAGTTTGATCGAAATAAAACTCGGAATAAGAGTTTTATAAATGAATTAAGAAAACGAAAGGATGAGAGAATCCATAAATCAGATTAAATGGAGAAATGAAGTGGGGAACGTATTGATTGATCAGATCGTGAAACGGAAACGAAGGGAGGTAAAGCAAAGGGTCTCACGATTTGATCGAGCAAAACAGGATCTGgagaaaaaagaaagcaaaacgGGATctggagaaaaagaaaaggaaacgtCGTGACTCTCGTCTCTCAGATCACGCATGAGAAGAAGACAACGCAATAGAGATGGGCTTACTGGGCCAACAAATTAACATTCTTTCATTGGAAAAAAATCGAGGCCCAGCAACAAACACCCTAGATGACGTGTCAAAAACAGAACTCCTGATTGGTGGATTATTTTGTCATACGTGGACAGTCTTCCTGATCAGTTTATTCTCCTTTTATTACTTGTGTGATTTGTCAATATCCCATATATAGAATGTTAAAGGTTATAATGGATAAAACCAACAATTGCAATAGTTAGTCAAAAGTTATGAGTGAACACCAATAATTACAATGGTTGGTCAAAAATCACAATAGTTCTTTACCAAAAGTTTTAATCATAAACAGTTGCAATAATTTATCACTAAAAAATGCAATAGTATATTACAAATAGTTACAATCACAAATAATTATAATCACGAGTAATTCTTCATCTAAATATCCGAAATGTTTCACTTGAACggtagcaaaaaaaaatcatttaaatttcCAACAATTTCTAAAACTGAAATAGCCAATTAGAACCCGATCTGATAACCATCCAAATTCATAACCCAATGATTAGGTAATGAAAATCATCAAGTTGTTTGCGTGTTTGTTACTTTACAGTGATGTATGTGGTGGTTAATCAAATTTGAGTGCTGAGAGGTGGTTGGCTATTATGGGCCGATATGGACCAGTAGTACGGCCCATTAAAAGTATCCAACAACTCcacaataataataagaaaataaaaattattaatagtaGCATTTTGTCTATGTTCTTTACCAAATCTCTGCGTCCATCCAATCCCTTACCTTTCTTGGGATTATTTATATTCGCCGCGTGGTAGAGAGATGTCGCCGACGCTCTTTCGCCGGAAGTCAATCGGAATCCACCGCTACTCCTATCTTCAATCCGCTTGATTCATACGCCTCAAGTACTCTGCTCCAGTAGTAGCTAGTAGTATAGAGGTAgttctagggtttcgattcgATGGAGCCGCGAGTCGGAAACAAGTTTCGGCTGGGGAGGAAGATCGGAAGTGGATCATTCGGAGAGATCTATCTTGGTAATCCCCTTAACTATACTTGCTTGTTTGAATCGAATTATACTGAAGGAGTATGGTGTTGTGTAGGTACTGATATACAGACTAATGAAGAAGTTGCCATTAAACTCGTAAGTATTCGATCATTCGAGTAGAGAGAGCCTAGTTGTTTTGGGGGAATGTGAATCTGAGGTCTTCGCTTGCTTATTGATAAGTACTACTTACTTGCGGGCATATATATCGTGTCGATTTATAAAGAACTGAGCTTTGTGTCAATTCttattgttattgtttgttttttcttagCTTGTAGCTTTTTCTTTTTACCATGTTGAAATATAGACAGTTCCAAGTTCTGAATGGTGTTGAAGTTCCAAGCTTTGAATGTTAAACTACGAACATTCAGTTTATAGCATGATTGAAAACTAGCTATTCAGTGTGAAATAAAGCAGTAATATGAATTACTATAGAAACATAGGAGGTATATACTGTACTTTATAGGCTAATACACTGCCTTTAGCTATAAGGCTGTTACTTCTTTTTGTTAGAACTGAGAGCTGGTACTGTATTATTGATTCTTGGGAAGATAGTTTATTTAATGCTGAATGAGCTCTTAAGAGCCCACGACAACATTACATGCAGCTGGTGGGTCCATTCTGTTGAAGGTTTTGAGATGTCTTGTTGTGTGGTCTAAAGATGGAGATTTATGAGGCTGACACCTATTATGTTAACGTTGGTTGTATGTTATAAATATACCCGTTTTGAGATGTCTTGTTTCTGTTACCCGTTTGCGCTGGTTCCGACTGCCAAATATGATATTAATCAAATCctcattttttgttttcatgcttCTTTGTTGTTCTGAATTTTCTACACATAATCATATATCAGAGTTTGACTGCTGTGCTTGCTGTATATGTTCTGATTGGCatgctttttttcttctttcaggAAAATGTGAAAACTAAGCATCCTCAGTTACTGTATgaatcaaaattatataaagtattacAAGGAGGAAGTAAGGACCTTAGTTATGTACTTGTTTTCATTTTGCAGTATGTGCTTTCTTCTTTCTAATTCAAGTAAGGTTGCTTTCCTCTTTTTTATTTCAGCCGGCGTTCCAAACATTAAATGGTATGGTGTTGAAGGGGAATATAACGTCCTTGTGATAGACTTGTTGGGGCCTAGCCTTGAAGATCTATTCAATTTCTGTAGTAGGAAACTTTCACTAAAGACTGTACTGATGCTTGCAGATCAAATGGTAGGATCCCTTCTATTGGCTGAAAATAATTTTCCTATTTTGAACAAAGgtattgcctaaatactttggaCATATTTTTTACCCTTGTCAGATCAATCGCATTGAATTTGTTCATCAGAGGTCATTTCTACACCGGGACATCAAGCCTGACAACTTTCTGATGGGTCTTGGGAGGCGCGCAAATCAGGTAGTTGTTGAAAAGGGTTGTTTTAGGCTTTGTTTACTCTCCTCAATTATCTGTTAAACGAAACGCTGGCCGAGTACAGGTATACATCATCGACTTTGGTCTGGCCAAGAAGTATAGAGACTCAAATCATCAGCACATACCGTACAGGTTAGCCACAGCCCTGTGATTTTCCTTGTTGAGCCTGTGCATCTGATACTTATGTGCTCACAGTATCGGACTCGAGTTGTTGGATCATAAGAATAATGGGTTGAGCTAGTGCTAGGGATTGCTTTCGTTTTCTACTAGCCTGTGTTGTTTAACTCGAGGTTTTCAATGTTATATATCACTGTGAAAGGATGGAGTCTTCTTGTCTGCTTAAAATAGGCTGCAGTGTGGTTATTACAATATTTTCTACTGTCTGTACCTTACCTGTTTACTGTTAGTTTTTGCCCTATCTAGAAAATGGGGCGAATTTTGCTTGTTTTTTAGTATAATCATTGCTTCATTCTGGTTTTAGTGTATATAAATGTTTAGAGACAAAACAAGAGTTTTTATAGGTGTTCTTTCATTTGGAATAAGGTATTGCTGCCGTTTTAGTCGATATATAGCCTCTTACTCAGGATATTTAGCTTATTTTTTCCAGTTTTTGTGAAGCTGCAATAGTATGTAAGAAAATTATTTGATGAATTGCTAGGATTAGTAACCCTTTCGATGATTGCAGTATATGATATATCATCTTAGCAATTCTAATCCTAATATCTTGCTTATTCCAGggaaaacaaaaacttaacTGGAACTGCTAGATATGCCAGCATGAACACTCACCTTGGCATTGGTATACCAGTTCATTTAACTTACTAATTATTCTGAAAATGTAATTCTGAATTGCAATGATCACTTGTATCACAGAACAAAGCCGCAGGGATGATTTGGAGTCACTTGGATTTGTTCTCATGTACTTTTTAAAAGGAAGGTGTGTATCTTCTTACCTTCCATGTTGAGATGTTGCTATTGCTTAGTTATAGTGCAGCCTTTCTCTTACTTTCCCCATCGAATGCAGTCTTCCTTGGCAAGGACTGAAAGCTGGTAATAAGAAGCAAAAGTATGAGAGGATTAGTGAAAAGAAAGTATCGACATCTATTGAGGTATAAATTATCACCCAAGGCCTGTGTTGGTGATACCTGTGATCTAACattgattaaattaaatattcttttttcttctttcagtCTTTGTGCCGAGGATATCCATCTGAATTTGCTTCTTACTTCCATTATTGCCGGTCCCTGAGATTCGATGACAAGCCAGACTATGCCTACCTGAAACGGCTTTTCCGTGACCTGTTTATCCGCGAAGGTATGGTTCACTCGTCACTTTTGTTAATTCTAGTCTGGTGAATCAAATCTAACTTGAATCAGTAAAGTAACATGTTGGTTTAAATTTGCGTTCTCTACTCGTATTTTAGGCTTTcagtttgattatgtatttgaTTGGACTATCTTGAAGTATCAGCAATCACAGCTTTCTACTCCTCCCCGTCCCAATGTAAGAATCAtgttgtttttttcctttttcggATTTCATCTGTCTACTTAATTTCTGCTAATGCACATACCTTTGTTACAGGTCCCTGGAGTTGGGCAAAGCTCTGGCCTTCCCCCTGCTATTACTAGTGCTGAGAGGCCATCAGGTTGTTCCatctattttgatttttgagtAGTTTCTTCTATGTGTGGTTAAGCATTTAAACTATGATCCTCGGTTCTACAGGAATATGAGTATTAGATATGTTCTTTGATTCCACTGCAGGTGGCGAGGAAGCTAGAACTTCTTCTGGCTGGCCATCAGGAAACCCTAGGCGGATTTCTGGACAAATATTTAATTCAGGCAACTTAGCTAAACAAAAAGCACCAGTTTCAAATGATCCTGCAATCTCTAAAGATGTAATGGTGAGTACATAAAGTTGGTATCCTTTTTCTAGCTCCTGTTTTGAATAAGATGAACATAACGTTATGTGAGCCAGTTTGTATACACAAGGATTTGGCCGCtgaatttgatttatttttaccCCTACCAGTATGTAGTATCATGTTTTGCAAACATGATCTATAGGATTCTTTGttctttatataaaatagtaacCGAGTTGTTTTGCTTGTGACAGTTATCTAGCTCTAGCTTTCTCCGCGCAATTGGGTCATCAAGACGTGCTGCTGTCTCCGGTAGTCGCGAGGCTGCAGTTCCTGGAACTGATTCCGAGCCATCAAACCCTCAAATCACTGAAGCTGGAACAAGCTCCAACCCAAAGATTTATGGTGGTCGAAGCTCACCTATAGTCTCATCTGAGAACAAGAAGCTATCATCTCCATCAAGGGGAAATACTTCAGTTATGAAGAACTATGAGTCCAATCTTAAAGGGATCGAGGGTCTGCACTTTTAGCCGCTGGGTACCCACTGACCAGTGAATGATGTTTGTAAAtttaaagacaaaagaaaaccTTTC is a genomic window of Brassica napus cultivar Da-Ae chromosome A2, Da-Ae, whole genome shotgun sequence containing:
- the LOC106396574 gene encoding casein kinase 1-like protein 2 is translated as MEPRVGNKFRLGRKIGSGSFGEIYLGTDIQTNEEVAIKLENVKTKHPQLLYESKLYKVLQGGTGVPNIKWYGVEGEYNVLVIDLLGPSLEDLFNFCSRKLSLKTVLMLADQMINRIEFVHQRSFLHRDIKPDNFLMGLGRRANQVYIIDFGLAKKYRDSNHQHIPYRENKNLTGTARYASMNTHLGIEQSRRDDLESLGFVLMYFLKGSLPWQGLKAGNKKQKYERISEKKVSTSIESLCRGYPSEFASYFHYCRSLRFDDKPDYAYLKRLFRDLFIREGFQFDYVFDWTILKYQQSQLSTPPRPNVPGVGQSSGLPPAITSAERPSGGEEARTSSGWPSGNPRRISGQIFNSGNLAKQKAPVSNDPAISKDVMLSSSSFLRAIGSSRRAAVSGSREAAVPGTDSEPSNPQITEAGTSSNPKIYGGRSSPIVSSENKKLSSPSRGNTSVMKNYESNLKGIEGLHF